One window from the genome of Nisaea sp. encodes:
- a CDS encoding nuclear transport factor 2 family protein, which translates to MTRDALIALVQSYFSGVDGEDLDQVLATLTEDCRFSVETHGVALNGHAEIGGMMTQLWSRHKAVLHDNFQFVCDPENGAIAARFRVVNTLHDGTQVHKSNCNFFTLKNGKFDTVAVYMAGENTLERKP; encoded by the coding sequence ATGACGCGCGACGCGCTGATTGCCCTGGTTCAGAGCTACTTTTCCGGCGTGGACGGAGAGGACCTGGACCAGGTGCTTGCGACCCTGACGGAGGACTGCCGCTTTTCCGTCGAAACCCACGGTGTCGCGCTCAACGGTCATGCCGAAATCGGCGGGATGATGACGCAGCTATGGAGCCGTCACAAAGCCGTTCTTCATGACAACTTCCAATTTGTCTGTGACCCGGAGAACGGTGCGATCGCGGCACGTTTCCGGGTCGTCAACACGCTGCATGACGGCACACAGGTCCATAAATCGAACTGCAACTTCTTCACTCTAAAGAACGGAAAGTTCGATACGGTCGCCGTCTACATGGCCGGCGAGAACACCCTGGAGCGCAAGCCCTAG
- a CDS encoding CoA transferase, which translates to MRAFKGIRVIDFSRVLSGPVATQMLGLLDADVIKIEPPGDGDQLRGVLTDPEMAAKRMSPAFLTVNLNKRSIALDLKSDAGRAAAAKLVENADVVVENFVPGVAAKLGIDYESVRAANPNVIYCSISGYGQSGPKSAERAYDVAVQADSGMMTLTGHKETGPTRVGFMLIDMTTGISAAYAIASALYRRAVTGQGQYLDVAMYDTALQMMSCQAADYMMRGNHPGLLGNSSPTAQPTAGAFETSDGIVLLATLTSAQQEACFRAVGLEESLQDPRYATETARQENFGTGQALIQAAMKSRTTEEWLPILKQHGVAVQSVRDLDTALSDPQLAHRGILVNASGGGLDERRPTWSERRSWPMRTAR; encoded by the coding sequence ATGAGAGCTTTCAAGGGCATAAGAGTGATCGATTTCAGCCGCGTGCTTTCGGGCCCGGTCGCGACGCAGATGCTGGGCCTGCTTGATGCCGACGTCATCAAGATCGAACCGCCGGGCGACGGAGATCAGTTGCGGGGTGTTCTGACGGATCCCGAAATGGCGGCGAAGCGGATGTCGCCCGCTTTCCTCACCGTCAACCTCAACAAGCGCAGCATCGCGCTCGACCTCAAGTCCGATGCCGGCCGTGCCGCCGCGGCCAAATTGGTCGAGAATGCGGATGTGGTGGTCGAGAATTTCGTTCCCGGCGTCGCGGCCAAGCTCGGAATCGATTACGAGAGCGTGCGCGCGGCCAACCCGAACGTGATCTATTGCTCCATCAGCGGCTACGGCCAGAGTGGCCCCAAAAGCGCAGAGCGAGCCTACGATGTCGCCGTGCAGGCCGATTCCGGCATGATGACCCTGACCGGCCACAAGGAAACTGGGCCGACCCGCGTCGGTTTCATGCTGATCGATATGACCACCGGCATCTCGGCCGCTTACGCGATCGCCTCCGCGCTGTACCGGCGCGCGGTCACCGGCCAGGGCCAGTATCTCGACGTCGCAATGTACGACACTGCACTTCAGATGATGTCCTGTCAGGCGGCGGATTACATGATGCGCGGCAATCACCCGGGCCTGCTCGGCAATAGCTCCCCGACAGCGCAACCCACAGCGGGCGCCTTCGAGACAAGCGACGGCATCGTCCTTCTCGCGACCCTGACATCGGCGCAGCAGGAAGCCTGTTTCCGCGCTGTCGGGCTTGAGGAAAGCCTGCAGGACCCGCGCTATGCAACGGAGACCGCACGTCAGGAAAACTTCGGAACCGGACAGGCGCTGATCCAGGCCGCCATGAAATCAAGGACCACCGAAGAGTGGCTCCCGATCCTGAAACAGCATGGCGTTGCGGTGCAGTCGGTGCGGGACCTGGACACTGCACTCTCGGACCCGCAACTCGCGCACCGGGGCATTCTGGTCAACGCATCCGGCGGCGGTCTCGACGAGAGAAGACCAACCTGGTCGGAGCGCCGTTCCTGGCCAATGAGGACGGCCCGATGA
- the fumC gene encoding class II fumarate hydratase — protein sequence MTDTRIETDTMGEMSVPADRYWGAQTQRSLQNFKIGGERMPSALIRAFAIQKKAAALANMDLGKLDAERGKAMVAAADEVIAGRLDDHFPLVVWQTGSGTQTNMNLNEVISNRAIELMGGVVGSKQPVHPNDHVNMGQSSNDSFPTAMSLAGVLEIDRALLPALEEFHTALRAKAEEFSGIVKIGRTHLQDATPVTLGQEFSGYARQIELGIERVRGALPRLMELAQGGTAVGTGLNAAPGFAESFVERVRELTGLPFTSAVNKFEALAAHDAIVEMSGVLNVLAASCMKIANDIRMLGSGPRSGLGELQLPANEPGSSIMPGKVNPTQSESLTQVCAQIMGNHVTITMAGATGHFELNVFKPVMIFNLLQSVALLADGTRSFSTNCVAGIEANEERIQQLMEQSLMLVTALNPHIGYDKAAQIAKKAFNEGTSLKEAAIGLGLVTAEEYDAWVRPENMVGNELGNS from the coding sequence ATGACCGATACACGTATTGAAACCGACACAATGGGCGAGATGTCCGTTCCGGCGGACCGTTACTGGGGAGCCCAGACGCAAAGGTCCCTGCAAAACTTCAAGATCGGCGGGGAGCGAATGCCGTCGGCTCTGATCCGCGCATTCGCGATCCAGAAGAAGGCCGCGGCGCTTGCCAATATGGACCTTGGCAAGCTGGACGCGGAACGCGGCAAGGCCATGGTGGCGGCCGCCGACGAGGTGATCGCGGGCAGGCTCGACGATCATTTCCCGCTGGTGGTCTGGCAGACCGGTTCAGGCACCCAGACGAACATGAACCTCAACGAGGTGATTTCGAACCGGGCCATCGAGCTGATGGGTGGCGTTGTCGGCAGCAAGCAGCCTGTGCACCCGAACGATCACGTCAATATGGGGCAAAGCTCCAACGACAGTTTCCCGACCGCCATGTCGCTTGCTGGTGTGCTCGAGATCGACAGGGCGCTGCTGCCGGCGTTGGAAGAATTTCACACAGCATTGCGAGCCAAGGCGGAGGAATTCTCCGGCATCGTCAAGATCGGCCGCACTCATCTGCAAGACGCGACGCCGGTAACGCTGGGGCAGGAGTTCTCCGGCTATGCCCGGCAGATCGAGCTTGGGATCGAGCGTGTGCGCGGGGCTCTGCCGAGACTGATGGAGCTGGCCCAGGGCGGCACGGCGGTTGGCACGGGGCTTAACGCGGCGCCGGGCTTTGCCGAGAGTTTCGTGGAGCGCGTGAGGGAGCTGACCGGCCTGCCGTTTACCAGCGCGGTGAACAAGTTCGAGGCGCTTGCGGCGCATGATGCCATCGTCGAGATGTCGGGTGTTCTCAATGTCCTGGCCGCGAGCTGCATGAAGATCGCGAACGATATTCGCATGCTGGGTAGCGGCCCCCGTAGCGGGCTTGGCGAGCTGCAACTTCCCGCGAACGAGCCCGGCTCGTCGATCATGCCAGGCAAGGTCAATCCGACCCAGTCCGAGTCCCTGACGCAGGTCTGCGCCCAGATCATGGGTAATCACGTCACCATCACCATGGCCGGGGCCACCGGGCATTTCGAACTCAATGTCTTCAAGCCGGTAATGATCTTCAATCTGCTGCAGTCGGTCGCGTTGCTGGCTGACGGAACACGCAGCTTCTCCACCAATTGCGTCGCCGGGATCGAGGCCAACGAGGAGCGTATCCAGCAGCTGATGGAACAGTCGCTGATGCTGGTGACGGCCCTCAATCCGCATATCGGCTACGACAAGGCGGCCCAGATTGCGAAGAAGGCCTTCAATGAGGGGACAAGCCTCAAGGAGGCGGCAATCGGGCTCGGTCTGGTGACGGCTGAAGAATACGATGCCTGGGTGCGTCCGGAGAACATGGTCGGGAACGAGCTAGGTAATTCCTAA
- a CDS encoding NAD(P)-dependent oxidoreductase, whose amino-acid sequence MKVLITGGGGFLGAWLIKRLNARGIEVRVFDRKEDRSILREIIGNAAGDVDWVTGDIGDTDRVRDAARGCDFAVHLAALLTPDCAANPVLGAQVNLIGTLNVFEAAKAEGMRGIAYASSASALAPDDAADLSPVTHYGAYKLACEGCARAYWIESGISSIGFRPAIVYGPARETGISAGPSVACREAVAGRPYTIGYSGAADLIFVDDVAALCEAAALKPFEGAHVITLSGEMVDVSAIAEAIQDQVPGARINWDGPLLPIPAHMERTPTEDLLGPLPRTPLKDGIAQTIAHYRPGRNA is encoded by the coding sequence CGAGGTCCGGGTGTTCGACCGAAAGGAAGACCGCTCCATCCTCAGGGAAATCATCGGCAACGCCGCGGGCGATGTCGACTGGGTGACCGGTGACATCGGCGACACGGACCGGGTCCGGGACGCGGCGCGGGGCTGTGACTTCGCAGTTCACCTCGCCGCCCTGCTGACCCCGGATTGCGCCGCTAATCCGGTGCTCGGCGCGCAGGTGAACCTGATCGGCACACTCAACGTCTTCGAGGCAGCGAAAGCGGAAGGCATGCGCGGCATCGCCTATGCCAGCAGCGCCTCCGCACTGGCGCCGGATGACGCAGCGGATCTAAGCCCGGTCACCCATTACGGTGCCTACAAGCTTGCTTGCGAAGGCTGTGCCCGGGCCTACTGGATCGAGTCCGGCATTTCCAGCATCGGTTTCCGCCCGGCCATCGTCTACGGCCCGGCCCGGGAAACAGGCATCTCCGCCGGTCCTTCGGTGGCCTGCCGCGAGGCAGTGGCGGGACGGCCCTACACGATCGGCTATTCCGGCGCGGCGGATCTGATCTTCGTGGACGATGTGGCGGCGCTCTGCGAAGCGGCGGCCCTGAAGCCTTTCGAGGGCGCCCATGTCATCACTCTGTCCGGCGAGATGGTGGATGTCAGCGCCATCGCCGAGGCCATCCAGGATCAGGTGCCGGGCGCCCGGATCAACTGGGACGGCCCTCTCCTGCCGATCCCGGCGCACATGGAGCGGACCCCGACCGAGGATCTGCTGGGGCCATTGCCACGCACACCCCTGAAGGACGGCATCGCGCAGACCATCGCGCACTACCGTCCCGGCCGGAACGCGTGA
- a CDS encoding SDR family NAD(P)-dependent oxidoreductase has translation MCAFESFSPGGVAVVIGASGGIGSALVSILNDTDRFKTVLGFSRSSPLAIDLTDEASLERAAKAAAAEGEIRLVVDATGFLHQDGEGPEKTWRELDAQKLATAFAINAIGPALLMKHFLPRLPRTGKTVFATLSARVGSIGDNRLGGWYGYRASKAALNQTVRTASVELARRAPEAVCVALHPGTVDTQLSVPFTKQGLDLHSPAAAAANLLTVLDRLKKEDTGGFFDWRGASVPW, from the coding sequence ATGTGCGCGTTTGAATCCTTCTCTCCTGGCGGCGTGGCCGTGGTGATTGGAGCATCCGGCGGCATCGGATCGGCGCTGGTCTCAATCCTGAACGACACGGATCGTTTCAAGACAGTTCTCGGTTTCAGCCGCAGCAGCCCTCTTGCCATTGATCTTACCGATGAGGCCAGCCTGGAACGTGCGGCAAAGGCGGCTGCAGCGGAAGGTGAGATTCGACTGGTTGTCGACGCGACCGGGTTTCTTCATCAGGACGGTGAGGGCCCGGAGAAAACCTGGCGTGAACTCGATGCGCAGAAGCTTGCGACCGCTTTTGCCATAAATGCGATCGGGCCGGCGCTGCTCATGAAGCACTTCCTGCCGAGACTCCCACGCACAGGAAAAACGGTCTTTGCAACATTATCCGCGCGGGTCGGGTCCATTGGCGATAACCGCCTCGGCGGCTGGTATGGTTATCGCGCCTCGAAAGCGGCGCTCAACCAGACTGTTCGGACGGCATCCGTGGAGCTGGCTCGCCGCGCTCCAGAGGCCGTCTGTGTCGCATTGCATCCGGGAACGGTGGACACCCAACTGTCCGTACCTTTTACAAAACAGGGATTGGATTTGCACAGCCCGGCTGCCGCGGCTGCCAATTTGCTGACTGTTCTTGATCGTCTGAAAAAGGAAGACACCGGCGGTTTCTTCGATTGGCGAGGCGCTTCCGTTCCCTGGTGA
- a CDS encoding flavin reductase family protein, with amino-acid sequence MKTFNLADLSATDAYKLLRNVVTPRPIALVTTIDEAGIVNAAPFSFFNAIAFDPCMVVLGLEARPDGSPKDTSRNIRDSREFVVNIVDRAMAEKMNACSTPLPHGESEIPLAGFTVEPSETIRPPRVAEAPVALECTRHTTLELGNRREIVVGEVRSISVRDALVLDEEKLHIDHIGLDTIGRLGANLYATSRDTFEMKRPDGR; translated from the coding sequence ATGAAGACCTTCAATCTGGCCGATCTGTCGGCGACGGATGCCTACAAGCTGCTGCGCAATGTGGTGACCCCGCGGCCTATCGCCCTGGTGACGACGATTGACGAGGCCGGGATCGTGAACGCCGCGCCGTTCTCTTTCTTCAATGCCATCGCCTTCGATCCCTGCATGGTCGTTCTCGGACTGGAAGCGCGGCCTGACGGCTCCCCGAAGGACACCTCGCGGAACATCCGGGATAGCCGCGAGTTCGTGGTGAATATCGTCGACCGGGCCATGGCGGAGAAGATGAACGCCTGCTCGACACCCTTGCCGCATGGCGAGTCCGAAATTCCGCTCGCGGGCTTCACGGTGGAGCCGTCGGAGACCATCAGGCCGCCTCGCGTTGCCGAGGCGCCAGTCGCTCTGGAATGCACACGGCACACGACGCTTGAGTTGGGCAACCGGCGCGAGATCGTTGTCGGTGAGGTGCGGAGCATCTCCGTCCGTGACGCGCTGGTGCTCGACGAGGAGAAGCTCCATATCGACCATATCGGACTGGACACCATCGGACGGCTGGGCGCGAACCTCTATGCGACCAGCCGGGATACCTTCGAGATGAAGCGCCCGGACGGCCGCTAG
- a CDS encoding universal stress protein — MKLIIGLDGHGSGERALKFAQNLASVMGNCELLVVYVIEWSPFSFQTPEENAERHKRREEEIALATERVVVPAVDALKKAGMNARGMVRHGNVADTLNAVAGEEKADQIIVGRASEGGIASRIFGSATANLVMHADVPVTVVA; from the coding sequence ATGAAGTTGATTATCGGGCTGGATGGCCACGGTTCCGGCGAGCGCGCACTGAAGTTCGCGCAGAACCTGGCCTCGGTCATGGGAAACTGCGAGCTTCTCGTTGTTTATGTGATCGAATGGTCGCCTTTCTCCTTTCAGACACCTGAAGAAAATGCCGAGCGCCATAAACGGCGCGAGGAAGAGATCGCCCTGGCGACGGAACGGGTTGTCGTTCCGGCGGTTGATGCCCTGAAAAAGGCGGGCATGAACGCGCGCGGCATGGTCCGGCATGGCAACGTCGCCGATACATTGAACGCTGTCGCGGGGGAGGAGAAAGCGGATCAGATCATCGTGGGACGGGCCTCGGAAGGGGGAATCGCGAGCCGGATCTTCGGCAGCGCTACCGCGAATCTGGTCATGCATGCCGACGTACCTGTCACGGTCGTTGCTTAG
- a CDS encoding alanine/glycine:cation symporter family protein, which produces MKKFNLGAMFALLMGVISPPALAQEAESLDAKVNAIFATITGPFVSLIFAPIPGTSFPWIVMWLVIAATIFTLYFGFVQFRFFKHSIELVKGDYADPNDAGEVSHFQALATALSGTVGLGNIAGVAVAVGIGGPGATFWMILAGLMGMASKFTECTLGVKYRNEYADGTVSGGPMYYISKGFAEKGLPGGKILAVLFAIFCILGALGGGNMFQANQAHAQISGILGDYPGWITGLVFAAVVFAVIVGGVKSIARVTEKIVPFMGILYVTAAVIILVVNYENIGWAFGQIFEGAFTGLGIAGGFVGALIQGFKRAAFSNEAGVGSAAIAHSAVRTKEPITEGFVSLLEPFIDTVVICTMTALVITISGQLISDPATGNYMLNGNHIATVDGNTGVALTSAAFGSAVSWFPYVLAIAVILFAFSTMISWSYYGLKSWTYLFGEGKTAELVFKLIFCVFVVIGAAANLGPVIDFSDAAIFAMAVVNIIGLYFLMGVVKNEMTSYVERLKSGEIKKFKK; this is translated from the coding sequence ATGAAAAAATTCAATCTGGGGGCAATGTTCGCATTGCTCATGGGGGTGATCAGCCCCCCGGCTCTCGCGCAGGAAGCGGAAAGCCTGGATGCAAAGGTGAATGCCATCTTTGCAACAATCACGGGCCCGTTTGTCAGCCTCATCTTTGCTCCAATCCCGGGGACCAGCTTTCCCTGGATCGTGATGTGGCTGGTAATCGCCGCGACGATTTTCACCCTCTATTTCGGCTTCGTGCAGTTCCGTTTTTTCAAGCACTCGATCGAACTGGTGAAGGGCGATTATGCGGATCCGAACGATGCCGGTGAGGTCAGCCACTTCCAGGCACTCGCGACCGCACTTTCCGGAACCGTCGGTCTCGGGAATATCGCCGGTGTTGCCGTTGCCGTCGGGATCGGCGGTCCGGGAGCGACCTTCTGGATGATCCTGGCCGGCCTGATGGGCATGGCTTCCAAGTTCACCGAATGTACGCTCGGCGTGAAATACCGGAACGAGTATGCTGACGGCACCGTCTCCGGCGGCCCGATGTATTACATCTCCAAGGGCTTTGCCGAGAAGGGGCTTCCCGGCGGCAAGATCCTGGCGGTTCTGTTCGCTATCTTCTGTATCCTCGGTGCCTTGGGCGGCGGGAACATGTTCCAGGCCAATCAGGCACACGCCCAGATCTCCGGCATTCTCGGTGACTATCCGGGCTGGATCACAGGGCTGGTTTTCGCGGCAGTTGTCTTCGCCGTCATCGTCGGCGGCGTGAAGTCGATCGCCCGTGTGACCGAGAAAATCGTGCCGTTCATGGGCATTCTCTACGTCACTGCAGCGGTCATCATCCTCGTGGTGAATTACGAGAATATCGGTTGGGCATTTGGCCAGATCTTCGAAGGTGCCTTTACCGGTCTCGGGATTGCCGGCGGCTTTGTCGGGGCCCTGATCCAGGGCTTCAAGCGCGCCGCTTTCTCGAACGAGGCCGGCGTCGGCTCGGCCGCTATCGCGCACTCCGCGGTGCGCACGAAAGAGCCGATCACGGAAGGCTTCGTCTCTCTGCTGGAGCCGTTCATCGATACGGTGGTGATCTGCACGATGACGGCCCTGGTGATCACGATCTCCGGCCAGCTGATCTCTGACCCGGCAACGGGGAACTACATGCTCAACGGCAACCACATCGCGACGGTGGACGGAAATACGGGCGTTGCCCTGACGTCCGCCGCCTTCGGCTCTGCGGTGAGCTGGTTCCCGTATGTTCTGGCAATCGCGGTCATCCTGTTCGCGTTCTCGACCATGATTTCCTGGTCCTATTACGGGTTGAAAAGCTGGACCTATCTGTTCGGCGAAGGGAAGACGGCGGAGCTCGTGTTCAAGCTGATCTTCTGCGTTTTCGTGGTGATCGGTGCGGCCGCGAATCTCGGCCCGGTGATCGACTTCTCCGACGCGGCGATCTTCGCCATGGCGGTGGTCAACATCATCGGCCTCTACTTCCTGATGGGCGTCGTGAAGAACGAGATGACGTCCTATGTCGAGCGTCTGAAGTCGGGCGAGATCAAGAAGTTCAAGAAATAG
- the puuE gene encoding allantoinase PuuE yields MSDQYPRDLNGYAGKTPDPKWPGKARIAVNFVLNIEEGSETNVLHGDARNEGGLSEVVGGRHPAGKRDLGLESLYDYGPRAGAWRVLRLFRERGIPMTVFGCALALERAPALTEAFAEAGYDIAGHGWRWINHYELDEATEREHIEKAIESIRRLTGDRPYGWYCRYAPSDNTRRLLVEEGGFLYDSDSYSDDLPYWETVAGRDHLVVPYTLDTNDVKFGAPASYGSGHDFFNHLKDSFDQLYEEGADAPKMLSVGLHTRLVGRPGRARALARFLDHVLSHSDVWVTRRVDIARHWIAHHSPAKKRNP; encoded by the coding sequence ATGTCCGACCAGTATCCCCGCGACCTGAACGGCTACGCGGGCAAGACTCCTGATCCGAAATGGCCGGGCAAGGCGCGGATTGCGGTCAATTTCGTCCTCAATATCGAGGAGGGGTCGGAGACGAATGTCCTGCATGGCGATGCGCGCAACGAAGGCGGCCTGTCCGAGGTCGTCGGGGGGCGGCATCCGGCTGGAAAGCGCGATCTCGGGTTGGAGAGCCTCTACGATTACGGCCCGCGGGCTGGAGCCTGGCGCGTCCTGCGCCTGTTCCGGGAGCGCGGCATTCCGATGACGGTGTTCGGCTGTGCCCTGGCACTGGAAAGGGCGCCGGCCTTGACGGAGGCCTTCGCCGAGGCCGGGTACGACATTGCCGGTCATGGCTGGCGCTGGATCAACCACTATGAGCTGGACGAGGCGACCGAGCGCGAGCATATCGAAAAGGCGATCGAGAGTATCCGCCGCCTGACGGGGGACCGGCCCTACGGCTGGTATTGCCGCTACGCTCCGAGTGACAATACAAGGCGCCTCCTGGTGGAGGAGGGCGGTTTTCTCTATGATTCGGATTCCTATTCCGATGACCTGCCGTACTGGGAGACCGTCGCGGGCAGGGATCATCTGGTCGTCCCCTACACGCTCGACACCAATGACGTGAAGTTTGGTGCGCCGGCGTCCTACGGGTCCGGCCATGACTTCTTCAATCATCTGAAAGACAGTTTCGACCAGTTGTACGAAGAAGGGGCGGACGCCCCGAAGATGTTGTCAGTCGGCCTGCATACGCGCCTGGTCGGCCGCCCGGGACGGGCGCGGGCGCTGGCCCGGTTTCTGGACCATGTGCTGTCGCACAGTGATGTCTGGGTCACGCGCCGGGTCGATATCGCGCGACACTGGATTGCCCACCATTCTCCTGCCAAGAAACGGAACCCGTAA
- a CDS encoding DUF393 domain-containing protein: MTDKESQTIIFFDGSCPLCQSEIHMYRQHDVEGALCLVDVSVSNAVMPPDLDRETAMRRFHIIGKDGQIRSGAAAFVEVWRQLPGWRWVARIASLPGLTPLLEFGYRLFLPIRPWLAQTFQRARHLIRKD; the protein is encoded by the coding sequence ATGACGGACAAGGAAAGCCAGACAATTATCTTTTTTGACGGCTCCTGCCCTCTCTGCCAGTCGGAAATTCATATGTACCGGCAGCATGATGTGGAGGGAGCGTTATGCCTCGTGGATGTGTCCGTTTCCAATGCGGTAATGCCGCCGGACCTCGACAGGGAAACGGCAATGAGGCGTTTCCACATCATTGGGAAAGACGGACAGATACGCTCAGGCGCCGCCGCCTTCGTAGAGGTCTGGCGGCAATTGCCTGGATGGAGATGGGTGGCCAGGATTGCATCGCTACCGGGTCTGACGCCGCTGCTTGAATTTGGCTACCGTCTGTTCCTGCCGATACGTCCGTGGCTCGCACAGACATTTCAGCGCGCCCGACACCTGATCCGGAAAGACTAG
- a CDS encoding MFS transporter → MNVASILAVREVDSPYAWFRLSMSLLISMVGGVGLWSVVVILPAVEADFNLARADASLPYTITMIGFAVGGILMGRLADRYGIVVPLRFGAVALALGYALSAQAETLWQFAMLQGVLIGMLGSSASFGPVISDVTHWFQRRRGIAVAIGASGSYLAGTVWPPMVQYFVDAYGWRDTHMIIAGICLCTLLPLSAALRERSPTAPVPQPGTVSGTKAGGLQESYESALPRSAVQGLLLVAGISCCVAMAMPQVHIVAYCADLGYGTARGAEMLSLMLATGIVSRLLFGWIADRIGALPTLILSSVMQGLSLLLFLPFTGLISLYAVSALFGLAQGGIVPTYALIVRRVFPAAEAGTRVGLVLSATLLGMALGGWMSGKIYDLTLSYDAAFLNGVAWNLLNLSVAVFLWLQLDRRGPARAAEAA, encoded by the coding sequence ATGAACGTCGCCTCCATACTTGCGGTGCGGGAAGTCGACAGTCCCTACGCCTGGTTCCGTCTCTCGATGTCTCTGCTGATCAGCATGGTCGGTGGTGTTGGCCTGTGGTCCGTCGTAGTCATCCTGCCGGCGGTCGAGGCGGACTTTAACTTGGCGCGGGCCGATGCGTCGCTGCCCTATACGATCACCATGATCGGCTTCGCCGTCGGCGGCATCCTGATGGGACGGCTGGCGGACCGCTATGGCATCGTGGTGCCCCTGCGTTTCGGGGCGGTCGCCCTCGCGCTCGGTTATGCGCTCTCGGCCCAGGCGGAAACTCTCTGGCAGTTCGCGATGCTTCAGGGGGTGCTGATCGGCATGCTCGGCAGCTCGGCCAGCTTCGGGCCGGTGATCTCCGATGTGACGCACTGGTTCCAGCGCCGTCGCGGGATTGCTGTCGCCATCGGGGCCAGCGGGAGCTATCTCGCCGGCACGGTCTGGCCGCCGATGGTCCAGTATTTCGTCGATGCTTACGGCTGGCGCGACACGCATATGATCATTGCGGGAATCTGTCTCTGCACGTTGCTGCCGCTGTCGGCGGCTTTGCGTGAACGCAGCCCCACGGCACCTGTGCCACAGCCTGGCACAGTGTCCGGCACGAAGGCCGGTGGCCTGCAGGAGAGCTATGAAAGCGCCTTGCCCCGCTCCGCCGTGCAAGGGTTGCTGCTGGTTGCCGGTATCAGCTGTTGTGTCGCCATGGCGATGCCTCAAGTGCATATCGTCGCTTATTGTGCGGATCTCGGTTACGGCACGGCACGGGGCGCGGAAATGCTCTCCCTGATGCTCGCGACCGGCATTGTCAGCCGGCTTCTCTTCGGCTGGATCGCCGACCGGATCGGTGCCTTGCCGACGCTGATCCTGTCTTCGGTCATGCAGGGTCTGTCGCTGCTGCTGTTCCTGCCCTTTACCGGTCTGATTTCCCTTTACGCCGTCTCCGCCCTGTTCGGTTTGGCGCAGGGCGGCATCGTGCCGACCTATGCGCTCATCGTGCGGCGGGTCTTTCCGGCGGCAGAGGCGGGGACACGGGTGGGGCTCGTCCTGTCAGCAACGCTGCTCGGCATGGCACTCGGTGGCTGGATGTCTGGCAAGATCTATGACCTCACCCTGTCCTACGATGCCGCCTTCCTGAATGGCGTCGCCTGGAACCTGCTTAATCTCTCGGTTGCTGTCTTTCTTTGGCTGCAGCTCGACAGGAGAGGGCCGGCGCGAGCTGCCGAGGCGGCCTGA